CTTGAGAAACTAAAAGAGGAGAAAGAAAAAGAGCTTAAGAAAAGTCATAAGAGATTAAAAAGGGCATTTAATGATATAATAGCCATTCTTGGAAAAATTGTTGAAACAAGAGATCCTTACACTGCTGGACATCAAAGGAGAGTGGCAAAAATTGCCACAGAGATTGCCAAAGAAATGAAATTGAGTAAGGAGAAAATTGAAGTTATAAGGGTTGCCTCTCTTGTTCATGATATAGGAAAGATCGTTATTCCCAATGAAATTCTACATAAACCGGGGAATCTATCAAGAATAGAATGGGAATTTATAAAGATGCATCCAAAGGTTGGATACGATCTCTTAAAGAACATTGAATTTCTCCACCCTGTAGCTCAAATAGTTCTTGAACATCATGAGAATATTGATGGTTCTGGTTATCCAGAGGGACTTAAAGGGGATGAAATTCTTTTGGAAGCAAGGATAATTAGAGTTGCCGATACTCTTGAAGCTATGACATCCAATAGGCCTTACAGACCTGCCTTTGGTATAGATAGAGCTCTTGAAGAGATAAAGAAGAACAAAGGAATACTGTATGATCCTAAGGTGGTTGAAGCTTGCATTAGACTTTTTGAAAAAGGATTTAGATTTGAATAGGTGTTGGAATTTGCTATAATATGCTTGGGTGCGGGGTCGAGGGGAGCCCGACCTTAGGGTAAATAGAGGAAAAAAGAAAATAGCGACCATCCGCACCCATTTTTATTTTAGAATTCCTTGTAGGTTGAACTTAAATGGAATTTATAAGTTTGTATTTCTCCTTTACTGATAAAAAGTCATCTCTTAATCTTTTCATTGCTTCAGGAATATGATTCATTATATCTCTTGCAGTAATTCCATCCTCTCCAATAACTTCTCCTATAAGATCACCAGAAAATCCATGAATAAGAACACCCATCTTTACTGCTTCCTCTATATTAAATCCAATTCCATACATTGCAGGGATAATTCCTGAGAGAACATCTCCAGATCCAGGTGTTGCCATTCCAGAGTTTCCAGAAGTATTTATAAAGATTCTTCCATCTGGATAACCTATCAAGGAGTGGGCGCCTTTTAAAACCACAATTGAGTTAAATTTCTTGGTAAAATCCCTTAAAATATTGATCCTGTTTTTTAGTATTTCATCCTTTGGAATAGAGACAAGTCTACTCATTTCACCTGGATGAGGAGTTAAAACTGTGGGAGATTTTCTCTCCAATAAAATTTTTAAATCCTTAGATATTGCAGTTAATCCATCACCATCAATGAGAACTGGTTTTTCAACAACTTTCACAAACTCCCTTACAAACTCTTGAGTCTCCTGATTTAAAGAGAGTCCCGGACCAATTACTACAAAGTCAACCTTTTTGGAGATATTAATGAGTTTATTTAAGTTTTTTATGGATATTGAACCTTCATCAGTTTCTTCAAGCGGGATGAACACAACCTCACTTGCTCCACAGGAGATAGAGTTAACTATGGATTTTACTGTAGCAAGTCTTGAATATCCTCCTCCTGATTTTAGAAAGGAGAGTGAGGAAAAAAGTGGAGCTCCAAGATAGAATCTTGAGCCAGCAATAAACAATGTATCCCCAAAATCTCCCTTATGACCATCTTTTTTTCTTTCAGGTAGTGGAGCTACTTCATTTATAAAGATTTTTATTGTTTCTTTCTCATAAAGTGTGGGGGGAAATGATATATGTGATAAGAAGAGTTTTCCATTAGAGGAGAAACCTGGATAAAGAAGGTTTCCAACTTTTGGAAGACCAAAAGTTACTGTATAATCTGCTTTAACAGATATTCCCATAATCTCTCCAGTATCTCCATTGACACCAGAGGGAATATCCACACTAACGACGGTCTTTCCACTTTTATTTATAGTATCTATTACATCCCTTAGGATACCTGTTATCTTTCTTGATATTCCTGTTCCCAAAAGCGCATCCACTATTACATCAGAATCTCTAACTGCATCTTTAAAGGTTTCAATTTCTTGATTGAAATAAATGTCCAGATTCATACTCTCAAGTATCTCAAGATTCCTCTTGGATACACCTCTAATTTTTTCCATATTTCCAAATACGAAGACCTTTACACTACCACCTTGAGAATAGAGTTTTCTTGCCACAACAAATCCATCTCCACCATTGTTTCCTGTGCCAGATACTACAATAAATTTTTTATTTCTTATCCCTATCTCCTTTAAAATTACAAAATAGACACTGTTTCCTGCATTTTCCATCAGTATCTCTTCAGGAATTCCAAACCTTTCAACTGCCTCCCTATCAAGATTTCTCATCTCTTCTACTGTACTTATTCTCATTTTGCACCTCAAAAAAATTATACAATTTTTGTGATGTATAATAAAAATATGAGGAAAATTCTGTACTTCACAGATACCCATCTTCAGGGCAAAGAGCTTTCATCCAGGAAAGATAATTTTCTTATATCAATCCTTGAAAAAATTGAGGAGATAGGAGAGATAGCAAATTCCATCAATGTGGACTATGTTTTGTTTGGTGGAGATTGGTTTTCACACCCATCACCCAGTGATGAAGTTATAATTAAGCTTATTCAAGCGTTGAAAAAATTTAATGCAAGACCTATAATTAGCATCCTGGGGAATCATGATATAGAGGGAAGGAATCCAGAAACTTACAACAGAAAGTCAGCAAAGATACTTGAAGAGGCTGGAGTTGTTAAATTTTTAAAGGATGGTGAGGTTTTTCCTCCAGTTGATACGGAGATTGAGATACATGGGATTAATTACAGAGATGGAGTTGATGAGAATCCCGATTTTTTGAGAATAAAGAAGAGAAACATAAATCTTATCGCAATAGAGATGGTGCATTCCTATGTTTTACCCTTTAAGGCAAATTTCTCGTGCCTCTCATTGGAGGAAGTGGCAGGTGTTACTGAAGCAGATATAATACTTGTAGGCCACTATCATGATGGATATGGGATAAGAAGAGTGGATGGGAAAATATTTATATCCCCAGGAAGCATTGCCAGAGACAGTATAACTCAATTTGATAGAATTCCACAGGTTGTATTGTTAACCATTGAAAATACAAAGGTGGAGCCAAAGTTGATAAAGCTTAAAAGAGTAAAAAAGAGAGAAGAAATTGAGAGGAAGAACCTGAATGATATTGATAGAGTTCTCTTTGGAGAGTTCTTTTCATCGCTTACAGAGAGAGAAAATAGAAGTTTTGACCCAGAAAGAATAATAGAGATGATCTCTAAAGATGAGAAAGTAGATGATGAGGTAAAAAGAGAGGCAT
The sequence above is a segment of the Caldisericia bacterium genome. Coding sequences within it:
- a CDS encoding NAD(P)H-hydrate dehydratase yields the protein MRISTVEEMRNLDREAVERFGIPEEILMENAGNSVYFVILKEIGIRNKKFIVVSGTGNNGGDGFVVARKLYSQGGSVKVFVFGNMEKIRGVSKRNLEILESMNLDIYFNQEIETFKDAVRDSDVIVDALLGTGISRKITGILRDVIDTINKSGKTVVSVDIPSGVNGDTGEIMGISVKADYTVTFGLPKVGNLLYPGFSSNGKLFLSHISFPPTLYEKETIKIFINEVAPLPERKKDGHKGDFGDTLFIAGSRFYLGAPLFSSLSFLKSGGGYSRLATVKSIVNSISCGASEVVFIPLEETDEGSISIKNLNKLINISKKVDFVVIGPGLSLNQETQEFVREFVKVVEKPVLIDGDGLTAISKDLKILLERKSPTVLTPHPGEMSRLVSIPKDEILKNRINILRDFTKKFNSIVVLKGAHSLIGYPDGRIFINTSGNSGMATPGSGDVLSGIIPAMYGIGFNIEEAVKMGVLIHGFSGDLIGEVIGEDGITARDIMNHIPEAMKRLRDDFLSVKEKYKLINSI
- a CDS encoding metallophosphoesterase family protein, with amino-acid sequence MRKILYFTDTHLQGKELSSRKDNFLISILEKIEEIGEIANSINVDYVLFGGDWFSHPSPSDEVIIKLIQALKKFNARPIISILGNHDIEGRNPETYNRKSAKILEEAGVVKFLKDGEVFPPVDTEIEIHGINYRDGVDENPDFLRIKKRNINLIAIEMVHSYVLPFKANFSCLSLEEVAGVTEADIILVGHYHDGYGIRRVDGKIFISPGSIARDSITQFDRIPQVVLLTIENTKVEPKLIKLKRVKKREEIERKNLNDIDRVLFGEFFSSLTERENRSFDPERIIEMISKDEKVDDEVKREALRRYEEARERIYKKS